A window from Herbaspirillum sp. meg3 encodes these proteins:
- the rimI gene encoding ribosomal protein S18-alanine N-acetyltransferase, with protein MAMQVVDMDEVVQIEEKIYGHPWTRGNFLDSLFSGYQTLTMRDPSGRLLGYFLVMEAVDEAHLLNISVAEDVQGEGFGHLLLDCAVDLARKHKMTIMLLEVRVSNLRALHVYKRYGFVEIGRRKNYYPVDQHTREDAIVMSLPL; from the coding sequence ATGGCCATGCAGGTGGTGGACATGGATGAAGTGGTGCAGATCGAGGAAAAGATTTACGGGCATCCCTGGACGCGTGGCAATTTTCTTGATTCGCTGTTCAGTGGCTACCAGACGCTGACCATGCGCGATCCCTCGGGGCGGCTGCTCGGCTATTTTCTCGTGATGGAGGCTGTGGATGAAGCGCACCTGCTCAATATCAGCGTGGCAGAAGATGTGCAGGGAGAGGGTTTCGGGCATTTGCTGCTGGATTGCGCCGTCGATCTGGCGCGCAAGCACAAGATGACGATCATGCTGCTGGAAGTGCGGGTGTCGAACCTGCGCGCGCTGCATGTTTATAAACGCTATGGTTTCGTTGAAATCGGCCGCCGCAAGAATTACTATCCGGTCGATCAACATACGCGCGAAGACGCGATCGTGATGAGTTTACCGCTATGA
- a CDS encoding uracil-DNA glycosylase family protein → MSQHTLAASARVLEEIGVGPIWVRRHLPAGTADVAATDEVESVQLMQAEAVVTTTAAPASAPASAPASQPERVIVSKRDAILAAAAAIQQRPSAPAQPAAPSSDDGLPPWLSEMDGADMVSSGFMPYDDEEDDEPVVRVNPAIATMDWSKLKETVADCQQCGLCKGRKKTVFGVGDEKAKWLFIGEGPGRNEDMQGEPFVGPAGKLLDNMLVAMGLKRGENAYIANIVKCRPTDENGKDRPPSPDEVASCIPYLQRQIDLIQPTVLVALGKTAALSLLGLDPATPVSKLRGTVHRYRDLPLVVTYHPAYLLRQLGDKSKAWADLCLAMTTYADTTN, encoded by the coding sequence ATGAGTCAGCACACATTGGCCGCTTCGGCCCGGGTATTGGAAGAAATCGGTGTCGGGCCTATCTGGGTCCGACGGCATTTGCCTGCCGGCACTGCCGATGTGGCAGCAACTGATGAGGTGGAATCGGTTCAACTGATGCAGGCCGAAGCCGTAGTGACGACGACGGCAGCACCTGCAAGTGCGCCTGCCTCTGCGCCGGCATCACAGCCGGAGCGGGTCATTGTCTCCAAGCGGGATGCGATCCTGGCTGCTGCCGCCGCGATACAGCAGCGTCCGTCTGCCCCTGCCCAGCCTGCTGCACCGTCGTCAGATGACGGCTTGCCGCCTTGGCTGAGTGAGATGGATGGCGCGGACATGGTCTCCAGCGGCTTCATGCCGTACGACGACGAGGAAGATGATGAGCCGGTTGTCCGGGTCAATCCCGCCATCGCCACGATGGATTGGAGCAAGCTCAAAGAGACCGTTGCCGACTGCCAGCAATGCGGCCTGTGCAAAGGGCGCAAGAAAACGGTTTTCGGCGTCGGCGACGAAAAAGCCAAATGGCTCTTCATCGGCGAAGGTCCGGGACGCAATGAGGATATGCAGGGTGAGCCTTTCGTCGGTCCGGCCGGCAAGCTGCTCGATAACATGCTGGTGGCCATGGGGCTCAAGCGGGGTGAAAACGCCTACATCGCCAATATCGTCAAATGCCGTCCCACCGACGAGAACGGCAAGGACAGGCCTCCTTCACCCGACGAAGTGGCCTCGTGCATTCCGTACCTGCAGCGCCAGATCGATCTGATACAGCCTACCGTGCTGGTCGCTTTGGGCAAGACGGCAGCCTTGTCGCTGCTGGGGCTGGATCCGGCGACGCCGGTATCGAAGTTGCGTGGCACGGTTCATCGCTATCGGGACTTGCCGTTGGTTGTCACCTATCACCCGGCTTACCTGTTGCGGCAGCTTGGCGACAAGAGCAAGGCCTGGGCCGATCTCTGTCTTGCCATGACCACTTATGCCGACACGACAAACTGA
- a CDS encoding DUF1853 family protein, which produces MPTRQTEQTEQPPESGNRTALPGPTYQSYQSQFHERWSSLRDPHVRALAWLLEAPDLLDVHAQRWNGRIATLGRLSEMDVTWLHALDRNPRALYVLINAQPSARLGRYAEKLLTFYLQETGRLIAHNVQVRNGPNDTIGEFDFIVHDEQRTGAVHWEFATKFYLLESHQAEMQAEAFVGPNLADSLGAKMDKIMQQQLKLAEHPAAAQYLQQPVTHAQALVKGWLFYRDEAAAATPLPAGLGVAREHCHGFWCELSALDLTLAEHYLVLPRLEWLAPARALVANALSADQLHEAVSLCFAETLAPVMIAVCDRDGNGEVVLERQRGFIVPDDWQEKAAQRVQHAVVKY; this is translated from the coding sequence ATGCCGACACGACAAACTGAGCAAACCGAGCAGCCACCAGAATCAGGCAACCGGACCGCATTGCCGGGCCCGACGTATCAATCGTATCAGTCGCAATTTCATGAACGCTGGAGCAGTTTGCGCGATCCGCATGTTCGCGCACTGGCCTGGTTGCTGGAAGCGCCTGATTTGCTGGATGTTCACGCTCAACGCTGGAACGGTCGCATCGCGACGCTGGGAAGACTCAGCGAAATGGACGTCACCTGGCTGCATGCCCTTGATCGCAATCCGCGCGCGTTATATGTACTTATCAACGCGCAGCCTTCAGCGCGGCTTGGGCGTTACGCCGAAAAGCTGCTGACCTTTTATTTGCAGGAGACGGGACGGCTGATTGCGCATAACGTGCAAGTCCGCAATGGCCCGAACGACACCATCGGCGAGTTCGATTTTATCGTGCATGATGAGCAGCGCACCGGCGCTGTGCATTGGGAGTTTGCGACCAAGTTTTATCTGCTGGAGTCACATCAGGCCGAGATGCAGGCCGAAGCTTTTGTCGGGCCGAATCTCGCTGACTCGCTGGGCGCCAAGATGGATAAGATCATGCAGCAGCAACTGAAGCTGGCCGAGCATCCTGCGGCGGCTCAATATCTGCAGCAGCCGGTGACGCATGCACAGGCACTGGTCAAGGGATGGTTGTTTTATCGCGATGAAGCCGCCGCGGCAACGCCGTTACCTGCAGGGTTGGGCGTCGCACGCGAGCATTGCCACGGATTCTGGTGTGAGTTGTCGGCATTGGATTTGACGCTGGCCGAACATTATCTGGTGCTGCCGCGGCTTGAATGGCTGGCACCGGCGCGTGCGCTAGTTGCCAACGCACTGTCTGCGGATCAATTGCATGAAGCGGTCTCCCTGTGTTTTGCCGAAACGCTGGCGCCTGTGATGATCGCGGTCTGCGATAGAGATGGAAATGGCGAGGTGGTGCTGGAGCGTCAGCGCGGCTTTATCGTACCGGACGACTGGCAAGAGAAGGCCGCGCAGCGTGTGCAGCATGCCGTCGTCAAATACTGA
- the lplT gene encoding lysophospholipid transporter LplT yields the protein MNRGFYTIMAAQFFSSLADNALLIAAIALLAEMHSPAWMTPLLKLFFVLSYVLLAAFVGAFADAFPKGKVMFITNLIKVVGCALMFFTIHPLIAYAVVGFGAAAYSPAKYGILTELLPPEKLVAANGWIEGLTVCSIIFGTVLGGALVNPHIASTLLAFDFPVFDFNINTPTEAALCVITVIYIVAAIFNLNIPDTGARYAHQQHNPIKLIADFSNCFTTLWKDKLGQISLAVTTLFWGAGATLQFIVLKWAEKSLHMPLDKAAILQGIVALGVALGAVGAARFVPLRKSLTVMPLGIIMGLVVMAMTMVTSIWIAYPLLIIIGALSGYFVVPMNALLQHRGHVLMSAGHSIAVQNFNENLSVLTMLVLYALMVRLNLNVNIVIIIFGVFVASIMYLIMRRHAANQREHDSLALIGEHKH from the coding sequence ATGAATCGCGGCTTCTACACAATCATGGCGGCGCAGTTTTTTTCGTCGCTTGCCGACAATGCCCTGCTTATCGCAGCTATTGCACTCCTTGCGGAGATGCACTCTCCGGCATGGATGACGCCGCTGCTGAAATTATTCTTCGTCTTGTCGTATGTGCTGCTTGCAGCCTTCGTAGGCGCGTTTGCCGACGCCTTCCCCAAAGGCAAGGTCATGTTCATCACCAACCTGATCAAAGTGGTCGGTTGCGCATTGATGTTCTTTACCATTCATCCTTTGATTGCCTATGCCGTCGTCGGCTTTGGCGCCGCAGCGTATTCGCCGGCCAAGTACGGCATCCTGACCGAGCTGCTGCCGCCGGAAAAACTGGTTGCCGCCAATGGCTGGATCGAGGGGTTGACGGTCTGCTCCATCATCTTCGGCACGGTGTTAGGCGGTGCGCTGGTCAACCCGCATATTGCCTCGACACTGCTCGCGTTTGATTTCCCGGTCTTTGATTTCAATATCAACACCCCTACTGAAGCCGCGCTCTGCGTCATCACCGTCATCTACATCGTTGCTGCCATCTTCAATCTCAATATCCCCGACACCGGCGCCCGTTACGCCCATCAGCAGCACAATCCCATCAAGCTCATCGCCGACTTCTCCAACTGTTTCACCACTTTGTGGAAAGACAAGCTGGGCCAGATTTCGCTCGCAGTCACTACGCTGTTCTGGGGTGCGGGAGCGACGCTGCAGTTCATCGTCTTGAAATGGGCCGAGAAGTCGCTGCACATGCCGCTGGACAAGGCTGCAATCCTGCAAGGCATCGTGGCGCTGGGCGTGGCGCTGGGCGCCGTCGGCGCTGCCCGCTTCGTCCCCCTCCGCAAGTCACTGACCGTGATGCCTCTGGGCATCATCATGGGCCTTGTCGTCATGGCCATGACCATGGTGACATCGATCTGGATTGCTTATCCCTTGCTGATCATCATCGGTGCCTTGTCGGGTTACTTCGTCGTACCGATGAACGCCCTGCTGCAACACCGCGGCCACGTATTGATGAGCGCTGGCCATTCGATCGCGGTACAGAATTTCAACGAAAACCTGTCGGTACTGACCATGCTGGTGCTGTATGCGTTGATGGTCAGGCTCAATCTGAACGTCAATATCGTGATCATTATTTTCGGCGTCTTCGTCGCCAGCATCATGTATCTGATCATGCGCCGTCACGCAGCCAATCAGCGCGAGCATGATTCGCTGGCGTTGATCGGTGAACACAAGCACTGA
- the alr gene encoding alanine racemase, whose product MPRPIVATIDISALQHNLAVAKSRAPHAKAWAVVKAQAYGHGLSRAVRAFADADGLALIEVNYAVQLRELGWKKPILLLEGFFDADDIPVLEQHQLQFAVHCNEQIQLLEQAKLKAGVQFDVHLKMNSGMNRLGFKPEAYRAAYERLQKLACVRSITMMTHFANADDASNPDLPLAEQVRRFKAATEGLAGACSVSNSAADLLHTELAYDWVRPGVMLYGGTPGGGAAKDFGLRPAMTLESEIIAVQEIGPGDAVGYGSRFVADKPMKIGIVACGYADGYPRHAPNNTPVVVDGVNTGTVGRVSMDMLIVDLTHIPNAGVGSHVVLWGEALPIDDVAFAAGTIGYELMCALAPRVTVREKN is encoded by the coding sequence ATGCCAAGACCAATCGTAGCCACCATTGACATTTCTGCACTACAACACAATCTCGCCGTTGCGAAGTCGCGGGCACCTCACGCCAAGGCGTGGGCAGTAGTCAAAGCGCAGGCCTATGGCCACGGTTTGTCACGCGCAGTGCGTGCTTTTGCCGATGCAGATGGCCTCGCGCTGATCGAAGTCAATTATGCAGTGCAGCTGCGCGAGCTTGGCTGGAAGAAGCCGATCCTGTTGCTGGAAGGTTTCTTTGACGCGGACGATATTCCCGTGCTGGAACAGCATCAGTTGCAATTCGCGGTGCACTGCAATGAGCAGATTCAATTGCTGGAACAGGCCAAACTCAAGGCCGGCGTGCAATTCGACGTCCATCTGAAGATGAACAGCGGCATGAATCGCCTCGGTTTCAAGCCGGAAGCCTATCGCGCCGCCTACGAGCGGTTGCAGAAGCTTGCCTGCGTGCGCAGCATCACCATGATGACGCACTTTGCCAATGCCGATGACGCCTCCAATCCCGATTTGCCGCTGGCAGAGCAAGTCAGACGTTTCAAGGCGGCCACGGAAGGGTTGGCCGGTGCTTGCAGCGTGTCGAATTCTGCCGCTGACTTGTTGCACACCGAGCTGGCGTATGACTGGGTGCGTCCCGGGGTCATGCTCTACGGCGGTACGCCAGGCGGTGGTGCGGCCAAGGATTTCGGCCTGCGTCCGGCCATGACACTGGAAAGCGAGATCATCGCCGTGCAAGAGATTGGTCCGGGAGACGCGGTCGGCTACGGCAGCCGTTTTGTCGCCGACAAGCCGATGAAGATTGGCATCGTCGCCTGCGGTTATGCAGACGGTTATCCGCGTCATGCCCCCAATAACACACCGGTCGTGGTCGATGGCGTCAACACCGGCACTGTCGGTCGCGTCTCGATGGATATGCTGATCGTCGACCTGACCCACATCCCGAATGCCGGCGTCGGCAGCCACGTTGTCCTGTGGGGGGAAGCTTTGCCGATTGACGACGTCGCTTTTGCGGCGGGCACCATCGGCTATGAATTGATGTGCGCTCTGGCGCCACGCGTCACCGTGCGGGAAAAGAACTGA
- the radA gene encoding DNA repair protein RadA, with the protein MAKAKTNYTCTECGGISNKWAGQCPACGQWNTLVETLVEPVSANRYSNQHQGLAQTAPVLSLVDIEAIDVPRFGTGIEEFDRVLGGGLVPGGVVLIGGDPGIGKSTLLLQALANISKLKHVLYVSGEESGSQIALRAKRLAVDAKDLKLQAEIQLEKILSTLAEHKPDVAVIDSIQTVYSDALTSAPGSVAQVRECAAQLTRFAKTSDTTIIMVGHVTKEGALAGPRVLEHIVDTVLYFEGDTHSSFRLVRAFKNRFGAVNELGVFAMTEKGLKGVSNPSALFLSQHDSQVPGSCVMVTQEGTRPLLVEIQALVDSSHVPNARRLSVGLEQNRLAMLLAVLHRHAGIAAFDQDVFINAVGGVKITEPAADLAVLLAINSSMRNKPLPRGLVVFGEVGLAGEIRPAPRGQERLREAAKLGFSIAMIPKANAPKQEVEGLKVVAVERIDEALQKIRNIDE; encoded by the coding sequence ATGGCAAAAGCCAAAACCAATTACACCTGTACCGAATGCGGCGGCATCAGCAATAAATGGGCGGGACAGTGTCCGGCCTGCGGGCAGTGGAACACGCTGGTGGAAACACTGGTCGAGCCGGTCAGCGCCAATCGCTATTCGAATCAGCATCAAGGCCTGGCGCAGACGGCGCCGGTGTTGTCGCTGGTCGATATCGAAGCAATCGACGTACCGCGCTTCGGCACCGGTATCGAAGAATTTGATCGCGTACTCGGTGGCGGGCTGGTTCCGGGCGGTGTCGTACTGATCGGTGGTGATCCGGGGATCGGCAAGTCAACGCTCTTGCTCCAGGCGCTGGCGAATATTTCCAAGCTTAAACATGTCTTGTACGTCAGCGGCGAAGAATCCGGCTCGCAGATTGCCTTGCGCGCCAAACGTCTGGCAGTCGATGCCAAGGATCTCAAGCTGCAGGCGGAAATTCAGCTGGAAAAGATTCTGTCGACACTGGCGGAACACAAGCCTGATGTCGCCGTCATTGATTCGATTCAGACCGTCTATTCCGACGCACTGACTTCGGCGCCTGGTTCAGTGGCGCAAGTACGTGAGTGTGCAGCGCAGCTCACGCGTTTTGCCAAGACCTCCGACACCACCATCATCATGGTGGGCCACGTCACCAAGGAAGGCGCGTTGGCAGGTCCGCGCGTGCTCGAGCATATCGTCGACACAGTGCTGTATTTCGAAGGCGACACGCATTCCAGTTTCCGTCTGGTGCGGGCATTCAAGAATCGTTTCGGTGCCGTCAATGAGCTGGGGGTGTTTGCCATGACGGAAAAGGGACTCAAAGGAGTATCCAATCCATCGGCGCTGTTTTTGTCGCAGCACGACAGTCAGGTGCCGGGCTCCTGCGTCATGGTCACCCAAGAAGGCACGCGTCCTCTGCTGGTGGAAATTCAGGCGCTGGTCGATAGTTCGCATGTTCCCAACGCACGCCGTTTGTCGGTCGGCCTGGAGCAGAATCGTCTGGCCATGCTGCTGGCGGTGTTGCATCGCCATGCCGGTATCGCTGCGTTCGATCAGGATGTGTTCATCAACGCCGTCGGCGGTGTGAAGATCACCGAACCGGCAGCCGACCTTGCCGTGTTGTTGGCGATCAATTCGTCCATGCGCAACAAGCCGCTGCCGCGCGGTCTGGTGGTGTTCGGAGAAGTTGGGCTGGCAGGTGAGATTCGTCCCGCGCCACGGGGGCAGGAGCGCCTGCGCGAAGCCGCCAAGCTGGGTTTCTCCATTGCCATGATTCCAAAGGCGAACGCGCCCAAGCAAGAGGTTGAAGGCTTGAAAGTCGTTGCGGTAGAGCGCATCGATGAAGCCTTGCAAAAGATTCGCAACATCGACGAATAA
- a CDS encoding flagellar protein FlhE encodes MRHHNRSILMVLMVFLGGAMSGSEALAQARVDRTLSVQSGAASSLGDLPIATTNAITATTTTTTAPVTPAASTPSHNPAPSSHNRPSGSYASDAMGATILAKNADYETLFRINAPIPAGSTISNVAWRYGLSSKPVGFEAVLCRNNQQRCWNITNSASGNTSAFNGQDASQPFTLHYRVRGTGPLGPPAQGEMNQVIVTYDLPG; translated from the coding sequence GTGCGACATCACAACCGCTCTATCCTGATGGTACTGATGGTTTTTCTTGGTGGCGCGATGAGCGGCAGCGAGGCATTGGCTCAGGCACGCGTTGATCGCACACTGAGCGTGCAATCTGGCGCGGCATCATCACTCGGCGATCTGCCCATTGCAACGACAAATGCCATAACCGCCACAACCACCACAACCACCGCACCGGTCACACCGGCAGCATCAACTCCCTCACACAACCCTGCTCCTTCGAGTCATAACCGCCCCAGCGGCTCGTATGCATCAGACGCCATGGGCGCGACGATTCTGGCAAAAAATGCCGACTACGAAACCCTGTTCAGGATCAATGCCCCCATCCCTGCCGGTAGTACCATCAGCAATGTAGCGTGGCGCTACGGCTTGTCGAGCAAACCCGTGGGATTTGAAGCCGTACTGTGCCGAAATAATCAGCAGCGCTGCTGGAACATCACCAACAGCGCAAGCGGCAACACGTCCGCCTTCAACGGCCAGGATGCGTCTCAACCCTTCACATTGCATTACCGCGTGAGAGGCACAGGCCCGTTAGGCCCACCCGCGCAGGGAGAAATGAATCAGGTCATCGTGACCTACGACCTGCCGGGATAG
- a CDS encoding sensor histidine kinase: MSNPTRQRWFSNGLFWRTFFLLTFLITASMVAWVASFRMVERGPRAEQLAAQIVSVVTITRAALTHSAPEMRRELLFDLASNEGIRIYPLEKSDKITPPDDSPVLPELEYYVKQAMGDDTQFASGVNDVDGFWISFKIDEDQYWLMLDRGRLDRTSSLQWLGWASIALVLSLIGAVFISTLINQPLARLTAAARAIAKGNQPDPLPESGPTEIREANGSFNQMVDDLNRIESDRAVILAGISHDLRTPLARMQLEVEMAHLSDEARDGMHSDLAQMDAIIGQFLDYAKPFDSSSFTSVDLSGLLEDAANHSKRQNEVRVTTAIMPGLEIMGNTVELERTIGNLIENARRYGKTPDTDVADIDILCKLEGHNVKVEIADHGAGAPESELERLLRPFTRLDTARGQANGSGLGLAIVNRIVIRHNGKLHLRNREGGGLVVQMIFPQPPRSAHPRKQTG, encoded by the coding sequence ATGAGCAATCCTACGCGCCAACGATGGTTCAGCAATGGACTGTTCTGGCGCACTTTCTTTTTGCTGACTTTCCTGATTACCGCCAGCATGGTGGCATGGGTGGCCAGTTTCCGCATGGTGGAACGCGGTCCGCGTGCCGAACAATTGGCGGCGCAAATCGTTTCCGTCGTGACGATCACGCGCGCCGCGCTGACTCACTCGGCGCCGGAGATGCGCCGCGAACTGCTGTTCGATCTGGCCAGCAACGAAGGCATCCGCATTTATCCGCTGGAAAAATCCGACAAGATCACACCACCGGACGATTCCCCTGTCCTTCCTGAACTCGAGTACTACGTCAAACAGGCAATGGGCGACGATACCCAGTTTGCCTCGGGTGTGAACGACGTTGACGGCTTCTGGATCAGCTTCAAGATTGATGAAGACCAATACTGGCTCATGCTGGATCGCGGTCGCCTTGATCGCACGTCCAGCCTTCAATGGCTGGGATGGGCGTCGATTGCACTGGTGTTGTCCCTGATCGGCGCCGTGTTCATCTCGACTTTGATCAACCAGCCCCTGGCGCGCCTGACCGCTGCCGCACGCGCCATTGCCAAAGGCAATCAACCTGATCCGTTGCCCGAATCCGGGCCGACCGAAATCAGGGAAGCCAATGGCAGTTTCAATCAAATGGTCGATGACCTTAATCGCATCGAGTCTGATCGTGCGGTGATCCTCGCCGGCATTTCCCATGACTTGCGTACACCGCTTGCGCGTATGCAGCTGGAAGTTGAAATGGCGCATTTGTCCGACGAAGCACGCGACGGCATGCATTCGGATCTGGCGCAAATGGATGCCATCATCGGCCAGTTCCTCGATTACGCGAAGCCGTTCGACAGCAGCAGCTTTACATCTGTCGATCTGTCCGGTCTGCTCGAAGACGCCGCCAATCACAGCAAACGCCAGAACGAAGTCCGTGTCACGACCGCCATCATGCCGGGCCTGGAAATCATGGGCAACACGGTGGAGCTCGAACGCACTATCGGCAATCTGATCGAAAATGCCCGTCGCTACGGCAAGACGCCTGACACCGACGTTGCAGATATCGACATCCTGTGCAAACTGGAAGGGCATAACGTCAAGGTGGAGATCGCCGATCACGGTGCAGGTGCCCCGGAAAGCGAACTGGAGCGCTTGCTGCGCCCCTTTACCCGTCTTGATACCGCGCGTGGTCAAGCCAACGGCTCCGGCCTTGGGCTGGCAATCGTGAACCGGATTGTGATTCGCCACAACGGCAAGCTGCACCTGCGTAATCGCGAGGGCGGCGGCCTCGTGGTGCAGATGATTTTCCCCCAGCCTCCACGCAGCGCCCATCCGCGCAAGCAAACAGGGTAA
- the ompR gene encoding two-component system response regulator OmpR: protein MNTTNTSSPATPAHQSKVLVVDDDIRLRDLLRRYLTEQGFNVVTAENAQAMNKLWIRERYDLLVLDLMLPGEDGLAICRRLRGAGDQTPIIMLTAKGEDVDRIIGLEMGADDYLPKPFNPRELVARINAVLRRKGPDELPGAPSESPESFEFGEFVLDLGTRTLKKKGETVPLTTGEFSVLKVFARNARQPLSREKLMEMARGREYEVFDRSLDVQISRLRKLIEPDPANPLYIQTVWGLGYVFIPEGKPR from the coding sequence ATGAATACGACCAACACAAGCTCCCCCGCTACTCCGGCCCACCAATCCAAAGTTCTGGTGGTGGATGACGATATCCGTCTGCGCGACCTGCTTCGCCGCTATCTGACCGAACAGGGTTTCAACGTCGTCACAGCAGAAAATGCACAGGCGATGAACAAGCTCTGGATCCGCGAGCGCTACGATCTGCTGGTGTTGGATCTGATGCTTCCCGGCGAAGACGGCCTGGCGATTTGCCGGCGCCTGCGCGGCGCCGGCGATCAGACACCGATCATCATGCTCACCGCCAAAGGTGAAGATGTCGATCGCATCATTGGTCTCGAAATGGGTGCAGATGATTATCTGCCCAAGCCATTTAATCCACGTGAGCTGGTTGCACGCATCAACGCCGTACTGCGTCGCAAAGGCCCGGACGAATTGCCAGGTGCGCCTTCAGAGTCGCCGGAATCTTTTGAGTTTGGTGAATTCGTCCTCGACTTGGGCACGCGCACGCTGAAGAAAAAAGGCGAAACCGTTCCACTAACCACCGGCGAATTCTCGGTACTCAAAGTCTTTGCCCGCAATGCACGCCAGCCCCTGTCGCGCGAAAAACTCATGGAAATGGCCCGTGGCCGCGAATACGAAGTATTCGACCGCAGCCTTGACGTGCAGATCTCGCGTCTGCGCAAACTGATCGAACCCGATCCGGCCAATCCGCTTTACATTCAGACCGTGTGGGGCCTTGGCTACGTCTTCATTCCCGAGGGCAAACCGCGCTGA
- a CDS encoding amino acid ABC transporter permease: protein MEIWDLLHQAAPIMLKGTGYTLLFALSSMVGGLILGFVLAVARIVPWKLVHWPAAVYVSLMRGTPLLVQIFVVYYGLPSVGIEFSPLMAGVLTLSLNASAYLSESLRGAILGVGKGQWSASYSLGLTYIQTLRHIVVPQAIRIAVPSMSNTLISLIKDTSLVSVITVTELMLSTKEIIAVTFRPLPLYIAAAMVYWFLSICFEALQHRLERRLGRAHQ from the coding sequence ATGGAAATATGGGACTTGCTGCATCAGGCAGCGCCGATCATGCTCAAAGGCACGGGCTACACGCTCCTGTTTGCGTTGTCTTCGATGGTCGGCGGCCTGATCCTGGGATTTGTACTGGCAGTCGCGCGCATTGTGCCGTGGAAGCTCGTTCATTGGCCGGCGGCTGTCTACGTCAGCCTGATGCGCGGCACGCCGTTGCTGGTGCAGATTTTCGTCGTCTACTACGGCTTGCCCAGCGTCGGTATCGAGTTCTCTCCGCTCATGGCCGGCGTGCTGACGCTGAGCCTGAACGCCAGCGCCTATTTGTCTGAGAGCTTGCGTGGCGCCATTCTCGGTGTTGGCAAGGGTCAATGGAGTGCCAGCTACAGCCTGGGCCTGACTTATATCCAGACCTTGCGCCATATCGTGGTGCCCCAGGCGATCCGCATCGCGGTGCCATCGATGAGCAACACGCTGATCAGCCTGATCAAGGATACGTCGCTGGTGTCCGTCATCACCGTGACCGAGTTGATGCTGTCGACCAAGGAAATCATCGCAGTGACCTTCCGCCCCCTGCCGTTGTATATCGCCGCAGCGATGGTGTACTGGTTTCTCAGCATCTGCTTCGAAGCCTTGCAACATCGCCTGGAACGTCGGCTGGGACGTGCTCACCAATAA
- a CDS encoding cystine ABC transporter substrate-binding protein, whose amino-acid sequence MTSKTLRKLSPLLAGLLLVGATVGAHAADLLDTVKARGTLKVALEGNYPPFNFKDPKTSELTGFEVDVAKLLAAKLGLKPEFTTTEWSGILAGLGAGKYDVIINQVGITDERQKAFDFSDPYTLSSAQLIVRKDEKRQFNSLEDLKGKKLGLGQGTNFEQKAKSVPGIDVKTYPGSPEYLADLASGRIDAALNDSLLVGYLLKSANLPLKGGSPIGTVDKIGIPFQKGNPQFKAALNKALADIQKDGSFKQASIKWFGIDVSKPPAAQ is encoded by the coding sequence ATGACATCCAAAACACTTCGTAAACTGTCTCCGTTGCTGGCCGGCCTGCTGCTGGTAGGCGCCACCGTCGGCGCACATGCTGCCGACCTGCTGGATACCGTCAAGGCGCGCGGCACACTGAAAGTCGCCCTGGAAGGCAACTATCCTCCGTTCAACTTCAAGGATCCGAAGACCAGCGAACTGACCGGTTTTGAAGTCGACGTCGCCAAGCTGCTCGCCGCCAAGCTGGGCTTGAAGCCTGAGTTCACCACGACTGAGTGGAGCGGCATTCTGGCGGGTCTGGGCGCCGGCAAATACGACGTCATCATCAATCAGGTCGGTATCACCGACGAGCGTCAAAAGGCGTTCGACTTCTCCGATCCGTACACCCTGTCCAGCGCGCAGTTGATCGTGCGCAAGGATGAAAAGCGCCAGTTCAACAGTCTGGAAGATCTGAAGGGCAAGAAACTGGGCCTGGGCCAAGGCACCAACTTTGAACAAAAAGCCAAGAGCGTTCCCGGTATCGACGTCAAAACCTATCCAGGTTCGCCTGAATACCTGGCCGATCTGGCGAGCGGTCGCATCGACGCAGCGCTGAATGACAGCCTGCTGGTCGGCTACCTGCTGAAGTCGGCAAATCTGCCGCTCAAGGGCGGTTCGCCAATCGGCACGGTCGACAAGATCGGCATTCCTTTCCAAAAGGGCAATCCGCAATTCAAGGCGGCTCTGAACAAGGCGCTGGCCGACATTCAAAAGGACGGCAGCTTCAAGCAGGCGTCGATCAAGTGGTTTGGCATTGACGTGAGCAAGCCGCCAGCCGCACAATAA